A window from Roseburia sp. 499 encodes these proteins:
- a CDS encoding manganese efflux pump MntP, whose product MNIIEELIIIMGISLDIFAVMECQGSLVAKIEKKHLALMSAVLVVGQVLAIGIGNFLSVLLGRHQSSDYEIFLEEVLAVAIFLCMGIRLLLKAWRNECIIEHREEKFNMREFVQLYIRNCMFTLLIGIAFGFLGCGMLSIMLMVVIMTVAGTILGMYTGYHLGYEHKVKAYLGGGILLIAAGIDVIVRYVVKGI is encoded by the coding sequence ATGAATATCATAGAAGAACTGATTATCATTATGGGAATATCATTGGATATTTTCGCAGTTATGGAGTGTCAGGGTTCTCTGGTTGCAAAAATTGAAAAAAAGCATCTTGCGTTAATGAGCGCCGTTTTAGTAGTTGGTCAGGTGTTGGCAATTGGGATTGGAAATTTTCTTTCTGTGCTTCTGGGCCGTCATCAGAGCTCTGATTATGAAATCTTTTTAGAAGAGGTATTGGCAGTTGCAATTTTCCTTTGTATGGGAATACGGCTATTGCTGAAAGCGTGGAGAAATGAATGCATTATTGAGCATCGGGAAGAGAAGTTCAATATGCGAGAGTTCGTACAATTATATATAAGGAATTGTATGTTCACTTTGCTGATTGGAATTGCTTTTGGATTTTTGGGATGTGGGATGTTAAGCATTATGCTTATGGTGGTAATTATGACGGTGGCAGGAACGATATTAGGAATGTACACCGGATATCATCTGGGATATGAGCATAAAGTAAAAGCCTATTTAGGTGGCGGAATTCTTCTCATAGCAGCCGGAATAGATGTAATTGTAAGATATGTTGTAAAAGGTATATAA